Proteins from a genomic interval of Desulfovibrio piger:
- a CDS encoding Crp/Fnr family transcriptional regulator — protein MNRRTQAEFWLERLNQAWEAVIPLGKLETYEDQETLRVEGCRFFHLLLEGNIDMVSLSGTGKEWTLFQAGPLCLINDIPAITGIDNHVRYICCGQVRTVRFESRLLRDPSFFRSYPDLARNLLTTVLHKMEFFLSYAIEQQESSGLERLCRLLVQLTGGRQGSFSIGMGQKECGLHIGMHPASFSRLVTGLRRRGILGAFTRHRLEILDADRLLQIAGGMSGTDLAPGKKKRQKRKVLSCRKVCP, from the coding sequence ATGAACAGGAGGACGCAAGCGGAGTTCTGGCTGGAGCGGCTCAACCAGGCGTGGGAGGCGGTCATCCCGCTGGGGAAGCTGGAGACCTACGAAGATCAGGAGACCCTGCGTGTGGAAGGCTGCCGCTTCTTCCACCTGTTGCTGGAAGGGAACATCGACATGGTGAGCCTGAGCGGTACCGGCAAGGAATGGACCCTGTTCCAGGCCGGGCCCCTGTGCCTGATCAACGACATCCCGGCCATCACCGGGATAGACAACCATGTGCGCTACATCTGTTGCGGGCAGGTCCGCACGGTACGTTTTGAGAGCAGGTTGCTGCGGGATCCGTCTTTTTTTCGCAGCTATCCCGATCTGGCCAGGAACCTGCTGACCACCGTGCTGCACAAGATGGAATTCTTTTTGTCCTATGCCATCGAACAGCAGGAATCTTCGGGGCTGGAACGTCTGTGCCGTCTGCTGGTGCAGCTGACGGGCGGCCGTCAGGGCTCTTTTTCCATCGGGATGGGCCAGAAAGAATGCGGCCTGCATATCGGGATGCATCCGGCCTCTTTTTCCCGGCTGGTCACCGGACTGCGCCGTCGGGGCATCCTGGGCGCGTTCACCCGGCACAGGCTGGAGATCCTGGATGCGGACCGCCTGTTGCAGATCGCCGGAGGCATGTCCGGGACGGACCTGGCGCCTGGGAAAAAGAAAAGGCAGAAGAGGAAAGTCCTCTCCTGCCGGAAAGTTTGCCCGTAA
- a CDS encoding translocation/assembly module TamB domain-containing protein has product MRRSFFRRRVLPCLLLFVLLTLLAGAGAVWWLRTPGGQDWLRQEADALLAPPLAEQGLSLELIRLEGALPLEMECALRLRDAGGLWLDVPRARVDVGLSVFPPGISLDLRLEHPSLYRLPQLPPSPDEPSPPLAETLAGVETALRSALDITASLPGWLPSLRVREVALDGLWLGSAVLDGSPSGTLVDASGQAAQDAAASAGAGSVPADGQTPPAPAVTASAPAQEAMTPGAPPAPPLSVAVAAVESALRVGEGLEVSLCLTAEADFSLSGTTARAGLQASWQLASAAAAAAPATEETPSAAAPAPGSGVTAPGMTPAAAPAQEAGPVPAQEKSTDTAPLLTEAAGRWLPAPLALLLTPGQASSLRVELALRPGERPVLALETLQADAGAVRLRGQGTLELATAADVLASPLALDCSLAVSSAADAAALLPQARALLAPLGDALRLDIGVKGSPGAPEPRLELACATLDLGGHAVNDLSLLAGGEALPWPQLAAKGKVELPLSLQVRTGKDHISTKLRLRAGHDGAAWLLGLPQLELHGAGARLDGALLALLPDAPQEMPAVPSASAEKQAPLPAVGEAGTLPAPVDAAGQPATALPAAPVPASAADAAAAPVPPAPAIVGSDFVPARLLAQLFPDPGTRPRLWASLYGEIEDWAALGRVLDYWSPGLRLEKKDDRPVRLMLRAGGLPCAPDKAEELPLAAVAGLADPAFLCSQDWQQWFSLDADVGFLRLYDRGGERLLLRELHQHLRIDDIFGRGKLEQRLDVRQLHAAGLRLERVLVGLKGELATPLEAELACAGDIRAKLRLRWQGDRLEIPVCDLHLKQGVGLRLQAGTALVLDKDGLSLRGLDARIAPAGRVRATASLKPAAMDVRLTLDSMDLAPWRAVVPGLPSAALAFQSRLHGSPAAPAGTFRLDVRRLEVPQSSLPPLDLALTGKLGGSNGKGRLDTRLELPPSTRQALGAEQAGLEVRLPLHFSANGLPLPDMTAPLSGRMDWQGDLAPLWRLVPVADRRVTGRLDMHLALAGSLAVPTAKGRLEVAGGRYEDLALGILLTDIKASVTAGSGKGLKLEPVRVEASMSDGRGGLVTAAGSLHPEGGRLDLDAAMKRLRPLRRADIQATLSGTASVKGTLMAPQVAADITIDEALVNLNRLTGSSVTTLPVEGTSEAPEPVTEKKEGHGSLDVSVRAPGHIAVNGHGLESEWQAGLRVRGALNDPLVIGSVRSVRGQFDLLSKIFTLRPSTISFNGGAVSNPLLDVTLRYEVPDITADVRVSGSVRRMKLELTSTPSLPQEEIISRVMFGRGSSELGRFESLRLAAAVARLAGFGSGGLGVLDLGRAVLGVDVLRVNSATDKESGDEESSLEVGKFIGEKIYLGVEQGLEPDSTAVIMELELTPHSKAGIRTEQDNTSAGVQWKMNY; this is encoded by the coding sequence GTGCGCAGGAGCTTTTTCCGGCGCCGTGTCCTGCCGTGCCTGCTGCTGTTCGTGCTCCTGACGTTGCTGGCCGGGGCCGGAGCGGTCTGGTGGCTGCGTACGCCCGGCGGGCAGGACTGGCTGCGGCAGGAAGCCGACGCCCTGCTGGCTCCGCCCCTGGCCGAACAGGGCCTTTCCCTGGAGCTGATCCGTCTGGAGGGGGCCCTGCCGCTGGAGATGGAATGCGCCCTGCGCCTGCGTGATGCCGGGGGCCTCTGGCTGGATGTGCCCCGGGCGCGTGTGGACGTGGGCCTGTCCGTCTTCCCGCCCGGCATCTCGCTCGATCTGCGCCTGGAACACCCCTCTTTGTATCGCCTGCCCCAGCTGCCTCCTTCCCCCGACGAGCCCTCCCCGCCGCTGGCCGAGACGCTGGCCGGGGTGGAGACGGCCCTGAGGAGCGCGCTGGACATCACGGCCTCCCTGCCGGGCTGGCTGCCTTCCCTGCGTGTGCGTGAAGTGGCGCTGGATGGCCTGTGGCTGGGCTCGGCCGTGCTGGACGGCAGTCCGTCCGGCACGCTGGTGGATGCCTCCGGGCAGGCAGCGCAGGACGCGGCTGCTTCGGCCGGAGCGGGGAGTGTGCCTGCGGATGGCCAGACGCCTCCGGCCCCTGCCGTCACTGCGTCTGCCCCTGCTCAAGAGGCGATGACGCCCGGGGCTCCCCCGGCGCCGCCCCTGTCCGTGGCTGTGGCCGCCGTGGAAAGCGCCCTCCGCGTCGGTGAGGGACTGGAGGTCTCGCTGTGCCTGACAGCCGAAGCTGATTTTTCCCTGAGCGGGACCACGGCCCGGGCCGGTCTCCAGGCCTCGTGGCAGCTGGCGTCCGCAGCGGCAGCCGCTGCTCCGGCCACTGAGGAGACGCCTTCCGCCGCTGCGCCCGCTCCCGGATCCGGTGTGACAGCGCCCGGGATGACTCCGGCGGCGGCCCCGGCACAAGAAGCCGGTCCTGTTCCTGCGCAGGAAAAAAGCACGGATACGGCCCCCCTCCTGACGGAAGCGGCAGGACGGTGGCTGCCCGCGCCGCTGGCTCTGCTTTTGACGCCCGGGCAGGCGTCGTCCCTGCGGGTGGAACTGGCCCTGCGGCCCGGTGAGCGCCCCGTGCTGGCGCTGGAGACCCTGCAGGCGGATGCCGGGGCCGTGCGGCTGCGCGGTCAGGGGACGCTGGAGCTTGCGACCGCTGCGGATGTGCTGGCCTCGCCGCTGGCGCTGGATTGCTCGCTTGCCGTGTCTTCCGCTGCGGATGCGGCGGCCCTGCTGCCCCAGGCGCGGGCCCTGCTGGCACCCCTGGGCGACGCCCTGCGTCTGGACATCGGCGTGAAGGGCAGTCCCGGTGCGCCCGAGCCCCGTCTGGAACTGGCCTGCGCCACGCTGGACCTGGGCGGGCATGCCGTCAACGATCTCTCCCTGCTGGCAGGCGGAGAGGCCTTGCCGTGGCCGCAGCTGGCTGCCAAAGGCAAGGTGGAACTGCCGCTCTCCCTGCAGGTGCGCACCGGAAAAGACCATATTTCCACGAAACTGCGCCTGCGGGCCGGGCATGACGGCGCGGCCTGGCTGCTGGGTCTGCCGCAGCTGGAGCTGCACGGCGCCGGTGCCCGTCTGGACGGGGCCCTGCTGGCCCTGCTGCCCGATGCCCCGCAGGAGATGCCTGCCGTTCCTTCTGCTTCGGCGGAAAAGCAGGCCCCGCTCCCTGCGGTGGGAGAGGCCGGGACGCTCCCGGCTCCTGTGGATGCGGCCGGACAGCCCGCAACGGCCCTTCCGGCGGCCCCTGTTCCTGCCTCTGCTGCGGATGCCGCCGCAGCCCCCGTCCCTCCGGCCCCGGCCATCGTGGGCAGCGATTTTGTCCCTGCGCGGCTGCTGGCACAGCTGTTCCCCGATCCCGGGACAAGGCCGCGCCTGTGGGCTTCGCTGTACGGCGAGATAGAAGACTGGGCCGCGCTGGGCCGGGTGCTGGACTACTGGTCGCCGGGCCTGCGCCTGGAAAAGAAGGATGACCGGCCTGTCCGTCTGATGCTGCGTGCGGGCGGTCTGCCGTGTGCCCCGGACAAAGCCGAAGAACTTCCGCTGGCGGCTGTGGCCGGGCTGGCCGATCCGGCCTTCCTGTGCAGCCAGGACTGGCAACAGTGGTTCAGCCTGGATGCCGACGTGGGCTTCCTCCGCCTGTACGACAGGGGAGGCGAGCGTCTGCTGCTGCGCGAGCTGCACCAGCATCTGCGCATCGACGATATTTTCGGCCGGGGAAAGCTGGAACAGCGCCTGGACGTGCGCCAGCTCCATGCGGCCGGTCTGCGGCTGGAGCGGGTGCTCGTGGGCCTGAAGGGCGAACTGGCGACCCCGCTGGAAGCGGAACTGGCCTGCGCCGGAGACATTCGGGCCAAGCTGCGCCTCCGCTGGCAGGGCGACAGGCTGGAGATCCCCGTGTGTGACCTGCATCTCAAGCAGGGCGTGGGCCTGCGCCTGCAGGCAGGGACGGCCCTGGTGCTGGACAAGGACGGTCTTTCCCTGCGCGGTCTGGATGCCCGTATCGCGCCTGCGGGGCGGGTACGGGCCACGGCCAGCCTGAAGCCCGCGGCCATGGATGTGCGCCTGACGCTGGACAGCATGGATCTTGCCCCGTGGCGGGCGGTGGTGCCGGGCCTGCCTTCGGCCGCGCTGGCTTTCCAGAGCCGCCTGCACGGCAGTCCCGCGGCCCCTGCCGGGACCTTCCGGCTGGACGTGCGGCGACTGGAAGTCCCGCAAAGCTCCCTGCCGCCGCTGGATCTGGCCCTGACGGGCAAGCTGGGCGGCAGCAACGGCAAAGGACGTCTGGACACACGGCTGGAACTGCCTCCCTCCACCCGGCAGGCCCTGGGAGCGGAGCAGGCCGGTCTGGAAGTCCGCCTGCCCCTGCATTTTTCCGCCAACGGCCTGCCCCTGCCGGACATGACGGCCCCGCTTTCCGGGCGTATGGACTGGCAGGGCGACCTTGCCCCGCTCTGGCGTCTGGTGCCGGTGGCCGACCGCCGCGTGACCGGACGCCTGGACATGCATCTGGCTCTGGCCGGCAGCCTTGCCGTGCCTACGGCCAAGGGGCGGCTGGAGGTCGCGGGCGGACGGTATGAGGACCTGGCCCTGGGCATCCTGCTGACGGACATCAAGGCCTCGGTGACGGCGGGCAGCGGCAAGGGCCTGAAGCTGGAGCCCGTGCGTGTGGAGGCCTCCATGAGCGACGGGCGCGGCGGCCTGGTGACGGCCGCGGGCAGTCTGCATCCCGAAGGCGGCAGGCTCGATCTGGATGCCGCCATGAAGCGTCTGCGCCCCCTGCGGCGCGCGGACATCCAGGCGACCCTGTCGGGCACGGCCTCGGTCAAGGGCACGCTCATGGCGCCCCAGGTGGCGGCGGACATCACCATCGACGAGGCCCTGGTCAATCTCAACCGCCTTACCGGCAGCAGCGTGACCACCCTGCCCGTGGAAGGCACCAGCGAAGCCCCGGAACCGGTCACGGAAAAGAAGGAAGGACACGGCTCCCTGGACGTGAGCGTCCGGGCGCCCGGGCATATCGCGGTCAACGGCCACGGGCTGGAGAGCGAATGGCAGGCCGGTCTGCGCGTGCGCGGGGCCCTCAACGATCCGCTGGTCATCGGCAGCGTGCGCTCGGTGCGGGGGCAGTTCGACCTGCTCTCCAAGATCTTCACCCTGCGGCCCAGCACCATCTCCTTCAACGGCGGGGCGGTCTCCAACCCCCTGCTGGACGTGACCCTGCGCTACGAAGTGCCGGATATCACGGCCGATGTGCGCGTCAGCGGCTCCGTGCGGCGCATGAAGCTGGAACTGACCAGCACGCCGTCCCTGCCGCAGGAAGAGATCATCTCGCGGGTCATGTTCGGTCGCGGCTCCAGCGAACTGGGCCGTTTCGAAAGCCTGCGTCTGGCCGCCGCCGTGGCACGTCTGGCCGGGTTCGGCTCCGGCGGTCTGGGCGTGCTGGATCTGGGCCGTGCGGTGCTGGGCGTGGACGTGCTGCGCGTCAATTCCGCCACGGACAAGGAGAGCGGTGATGAAGAAAGCAGCCTGGAAGTGGGCAAGTTCATCGGCGAGAAGATCTATCTCGGCGTGGAACAGGGCCTGGAGCCGGACAGCACCGCCGTCATCATGGAACTGGAACTGACCCCGCACAGCAAGGCGGGCATCCGCACGGAGCAGGACAACACCAGCGCCGGTGTCCAGTGGAAGATGAATTACTGA
- a CDS encoding Crp/Fnr family transcriptional regulator yields MKRRDIHMHAVYVQGLNRIWADFMRRGQRRRVMASSRSPVDIVGAPHELIFLEEGHVRVYGMARQAPRLLLLMGPGCLVNTECLEGGQTSHGYVVRAMTPVTLLVRDVTAWYERRLACEYPELYVNVVQALAGINLLFLYRAHAVTFGPALSRLCALLLDIHDTKDCPVLRQKDMAELAGITPETASRLLARLEGSGCLERVRGGNVRLLDIPRMRELSCQERTLIPWRDGEA; encoded by the coding sequence ATGAAGCGGCGCGACATCCATATGCACGCTGTCTATGTCCAGGGGCTGAACAGGATCTGGGCAGATTTCATGCGCCGGGGGCAGCGCCGGAGGGTGATGGCCTCCTCCCGTTCTCCTGTCGATATCGTCGGTGCCCCGCATGAACTGATCTTCCTCGAGGAAGGGCATGTCAGGGTCTACGGCATGGCCCGGCAGGCCCCGCGCCTGCTGTTGCTGATGGGGCCGGGCTGCCTGGTCAATACGGAGTGCCTGGAGGGCGGCCAGACCTCGCATGGCTATGTGGTCAGGGCCATGACGCCGGTGACCCTGCTGGTACGGGACGTCACCGCATGGTACGAGCGCCGTCTGGCCTGCGAGTATCCCGAGCTGTATGTGAACGTGGTGCAGGCTCTGGCCGGGATCAACCTGCTGTTCCTGTACAGGGCCCATGCCGTGACCTTCGGCCCGGCCCTGTCCCGCCTGTGTGCGCTCCTGCTGGACATCCACGATACGAAGGACTGTCCCGTGCTGCGCCAGAAGGATATGGCCGAGCTGGCAGGCATCACGCCCGAAACGGCATCGCGGCTGCTGGCCCGGCTGGAGGGGTCCGGCTGTCTGGAAAGGGTGCGGGGCGGGAACGTCCGGCTGCTGGATATCCCGCGCATGAGGGAACTGAGCTGTCAGGAGAGGACGTTGATCCCCTGGAGGGATGGTGAGGCATGA
- a CDS encoding autotransporter assembly complex protein TamA yields the protein MRRTYILFSFLLMACLLLGGCGLLFGDAAGELRDDGGTKMPAAQGERIPYKLSIEVDGERRATADEKRAAATDPDGESEGVSLGGSPEEGDEAGPAAPQADAPHREGTGAAPSAPKGNSGLSDKMRDLSQLEQLRSDPPDSLLALERRARGDVETAVKLLHSQGYYDGTATFQMDSTTKPVTVRLHLTPGPRYVLGRASVRYEPVPVVPAALKHGKRRAPYSGLGALWGDEAREATPPPRFPDTLRGVTPGEPVTADQMLEAVEKLPERLRRRGYPLAQVSSQRYFLDRAARTLNAEIVVDTGPPALLGEIVVEGNKDVSTTYIRERAPWKAGTEPWNESRVQDYVDELRGLGLFSMVRQRNIKDVPSPRKDGMVVLPVQLVVREGPPRSVSAAARYETDSGIGVEGEWEHRNFFGNGEKLVVSLPITPEKQGLKASFEKPAFLDRDQKLVGEASLLQEFTDAYDRRGLRVGAGIERRLSPYWWVGVGASSDSGTLTENDRTNEPYSFVGPHLRIVRDSRNNKINPKRGSVLEINSKPIFGYYDGFFTALGTEVEGMFYYAPFRKGPNKGVIDDKLVLAARVRGGSMAGAEMNNLPSTLRYYAGGAGSVRGYSYQAIGPRNDKGDPSGGRSYQIVNLEARYKITDEIGIVPFLDGGMVYEDALPQIFGDMRWGAGLGLRYYTPIGPVRLDVATPLNPVDGNPPLQLYISIGQSF from the coding sequence ATGCGCCGAACATATATCCTTTTTTCTTTTTTGCTCATGGCCTGCCTCTTGCTGGGGGGCTGCGGCCTGTTGTTCGGCGATGCCGCCGGAGAACTACGTGATGACGGCGGGACCAAGATGCCCGCCGCTCAGGGCGAGCGCATCCCCTACAAGCTGTCCATCGAAGTGGACGGGGAGCGCCGCGCCACGGCGGACGAGAAACGCGCCGCGGCCACGGATCCTGACGGGGAATCCGAGGGCGTGTCCCTGGGCGGCAGCCCGGAGGAGGGCGACGAGGCCGGACCGGCAGCCCCGCAGGCGGATGCCCCCCACCGTGAAGGGACGGGAGCCGCGCCGTCTGCCCCCAAGGGGAACAGTGGCCTGTCGGACAAGATGCGCGACCTGAGCCAGCTGGAGCAGTTGCGCTCCGACCCGCCGGACAGCCTGCTGGCCCTGGAGCGCCGGGCCCGGGGCGATGTGGAGACGGCGGTCAAGCTGCTGCATTCCCAGGGCTATTATGACGGTACGGCGACCTTCCAGATGGACAGCACGACCAAACCGGTCACGGTGCGCCTGCATCTGACGCCGGGCCCCCGCTATGTGCTGGGCCGGGCCTCGGTGCGTTATGAGCCTGTCCCCGTGGTGCCCGCGGCCCTCAAGCACGGCAAGCGGCGGGCGCCGTACAGCGGTCTGGGGGCCCTGTGGGGCGACGAGGCCCGCGAAGCGACCCCGCCCCCGCGTTTTCCCGATACCCTGCGCGGGGTCACCCCCGGTGAACCCGTCACGGCCGACCAGATGCTGGAAGCCGTGGAAAAATTGCCCGAACGCCTGCGCCGCCGTGGCTATCCGCTGGCCCAGGTGAGCAGCCAGCGCTATTTCCTCGACCGCGCGGCCCGTACCCTCAATGCCGAGATCGTGGTGGATACCGGTCCTCCGGCCCTGCTGGGCGAGATCGTGGTGGAGGGCAACAAGGACGTCAGCACGACCTACATCCGCGAACGCGCCCCCTGGAAAGCCGGGACGGAGCCCTGGAACGAGAGCCGGGTGCAGGACTATGTGGACGAGCTCCGCGGCCTGGGCCTGTTCAGCATGGTACGCCAGCGCAACATCAAGGACGTGCCCTCGCCGCGCAAGGACGGCATGGTGGTCCTGCCCGTGCAGCTGGTGGTGCGTGAAGGACCGCCGCGCTCGGTCAGCGCCGCTGCCCGCTATGAGACCGATTCCGGTATCGGTGTGGAAGGGGAGTGGGAACACCGCAACTTCTTCGGCAACGGGGAAAAGCTGGTGGTCTCCCTGCCCATCACGCCCGAAAAGCAGGGGTTGAAGGCGTCGTTCGAAAAACCGGCCTTTCTGGATCGCGACCAGAAGCTGGTGGGCGAAGCCTCCCTGTTGCAGGAATTCACCGATGCTTACGACCGGCGCGGCCTGCGCGTGGGCGCCGGTATCGAGCGCCGCCTGAGCCCCTACTGGTGGGTGGGGGTGGGCGCCTCTTCCGACAGCGGCACCCTCACCGAGAACGACCGTACCAACGAGCCCTACAGTTTCGTGGGCCCGCACCTGCGTATCGTGCGCGACAGCCGCAACAACAAGATCAATCCCAAGCGCGGCTCGGTACTGGAGATCAATTCCAAACCCATCTTCGGCTATTACGACGGCTTCTTCACGGCCCTGGGCACGGAAGTGGAAGGCATGTTCTACTACGCGCCCTTCCGCAAGGGGCCGAACAAGGGCGTCATCGACGACAAGCTCGTGCTGGCGGCCCGTGTGCGCGGCGGCAGCATGGCCGGGGCCGAGATGAACAACCTGCCCAGCACGCTGCGCTATTACGCCGGTGGTGCCGGTTCGGTGCGCGGCTATTCCTATCAGGCCATCGGCCCGCGCAACGACAAGGGCGACCCCAGCGGCGGCCGTTCCTACCAGATCGTCAATCTCGAGGCCCGTTACAAGATCACCGATGAGATCGGCATCGTGCCCTTCCTGGACGGCGGCATGGTCTACGAGGACGCCCTGCCGCAGATCTTCGGCGACATGCGCTGGGGCGCGGGCCTGGGCCTGCGCTACTACACGCCCATCGGCCCGGTGCGTCTGGACGTGGCCACGCCCCTCAATCCCGTGGACGGTAATCCCCCCCTGCAACTCTATATCAGCATAGGACAGAGCTTCTGA
- a CDS encoding MarR family winged helix-turn-helix transcriptional regulator, with the protein MELTYKWIALANRHYLMYLNKRLASYGLSGSQYLFILNICRQPGLTQDKLPDIIHINKSNVTRALAHLEKLGFIRREVNPQDKRTAAVFPTQKALDVYPHVLEIIRGWDASVTSPLTEDEKHTLQALLKRVVASAHEYRSTEG; encoded by the coding sequence GTGGAACTGACCTATAAGTGGATCGCGCTGGCCAACCGGCATTACCTCATGTACCTGAACAAGCGTCTTGCTTCGTACGGTCTCAGCGGCAGCCAGTATCTTTTCATCCTGAACATCTGCCGCCAGCCCGGCCTGACCCAGGACAAGCTGCCGGACATCATCCACATCAACAAGAGCAACGTCACCCGTGCCCTGGCCCATCTGGAGAAGCTCGGCTTCATCCGGCGTGAGGTCAACCCGCAGGACAAGCGCACGGCCGCCGTCTTTCCGACGCAGAAGGCCCTGGACGTGTACCCGCACGTGCTGGAGATCATCCGGGGCTGGGACGCTTCGGTGACCAGCCCGCTGACGGAGGACGAGAAGCACACCCTGCAGGCCCTGCTCAAGCGCGTGGTGGCCTCGGCCCACGAGTACCGCAGCACCGAGGGCTAG
- a CDS encoding MFS transporter, whose protein sequence is MPTQHRSRPRTQDRSTASTGEALRSIFNRNFNVVACINLLVMTAYYLMFVTSTAYARATYGASLSSAGLTAGIMVIGCLIGRFLTGNLLSLCGCRAILFAGLLLYSASIAAFFWVPNLALLFVQRLCMGMGVGIMGTATGTIVAYVVPHQHHGLGISLFSMSTAFALALGPFLGILISRYFSYTILAQTCLGIGLTCIAIFFGLHDLPEMRHRHRPFLELNSYIDPRVVRFSLVALITCLSYGCIQAFMTSYAAERGLTGAASLFFLLYALAALVTRPLTGRLFDLRGENIIFYPALLLTALSLTMMAHASSSWVLLAAGLILGMGFGNFQSAGQAVSLSLVSKARFAQATTTFFIFFDLGIGLGPYLFGFMIPAAGYDGMYQTLAFVVLGAVLLYYVLHGRRVAAA, encoded by the coding sequence ATGCCCACCCAACACAGATCCCGGCCCCGGACACAGGACCGCAGCACCGCCAGCACCGGCGAAGCCCTGCGCTCCATTTTCAACCGCAACTTCAATGTGGTCGCCTGCATCAACCTGCTGGTCATGACGGCCTACTACCTGATGTTCGTCACCAGCACGGCCTACGCGCGGGCCACCTACGGCGCCAGCCTCAGCAGCGCCGGGCTCACCGCGGGCATCATGGTCATCGGCTGCCTCATCGGCCGTTTCCTGACCGGCAACCTGCTTTCCCTGTGCGGCTGCCGTGCCATCCTTTTTGCCGGGCTGCTGCTCTATTCGGCCAGCATCGCGGCCTTTTTCTGGGTCCCCAACCTGGCCCTGCTCTTCGTGCAACGCCTGTGCATGGGTATGGGCGTGGGCATCATGGGCACGGCCACCGGTACCATCGTGGCCTATGTGGTGCCCCACCAGCATCACGGGCTGGGCATCAGCCTGTTCAGCATGAGCACGGCCTTCGCGCTGGCCCTGGGGCCCTTCCTGGGCATCCTCATCTCCCGGTATTTCAGCTATACCATCCTGGCACAGACCTGCCTGGGCATCGGCCTGACCTGCATCGCCATCTTCTTCGGCCTGCACGACCTGCCGGAGATGCGCCACCGCCACCGGCCCTTCCTTGAGCTCAACAGTTACATCGACCCGCGTGTGGTGCGTTTTTCGCTGGTGGCGCTCATCACCTGTCTGAGCTACGGCTGCATCCAGGCCTTCATGACCTCCTATGCGGCGGAACGCGGCCTGACCGGCGCGGCCAGCCTTTTCTTCCTGCTCTACGCCCTGGCCGCCCTGGTGACCCGGCCCCTGACCGGTCGCCTGTTCGACCTGCGCGGCGAGAACATCATCTTCTACCCGGCCCTGCTGCTGACGGCCCTTTCCCTGACCATGATGGCCCACGCCAGCAGCAGCTGGGTCCTGCTGGCCGCGGGGCTGATCCTGGGCATGGGCTTCGGCAACTTCCAGTCCGCCGGACAGGCGGTCTCGCTCTCGCTGGTGTCCAAGGCCCGCTTTGCCCAGGCCACCACGACCTTTTTCATCTTCTTCGACCTGGGCATCGGTCTGGGGCCCTACCTGTTCGGCTTCATGATCCCCGCCGCAGGCTATGACGGCATGTACCAGACCCTGGCCTTCGTGGTCCTCGGCGCGGTGCTGCTGTACTACGTCCTCCACGGCCGCCGCGTGGCGGCCGCATAG
- a CDS encoding GNAT family N-acetyltransferase, with protein MERLTFSDAGPADWPYLLCLWWRNVRATHGFVAEDYLRAIGAALPGAYLPAMERVRLAWLEVAPAEGDGSDHAPGAGEGHFPTGTVAVPRPSQGRLPAGFLGSVEQRVEMLFVEPGLRGRGIGTALLEDFGSRHPEILLDVNEQNTAARIFYARRGFEVVGRSPLDGAGQPYPLLHLRRLRAGGAGTGQTA; from the coding sequence ATGGAACGACTGACCTTCAGCGATGCCGGTCCTGCGGACTGGCCGTATCTGCTGTGCCTGTGGTGGCGCAACGTGCGGGCCACGCACGGCTTCGTGGCGGAGGACTATCTGCGGGCCATCGGGGCTGCCTTGCCGGGCGCCTATCTTCCGGCCATGGAGCGCGTACGTCTGGCCTGGCTGGAGGTCGCGCCCGCTGAAGGCGACGGGAGCGACCATGCGCCGGGGGCAGGAGAAGGCCATTTCCCGACGGGCACGGTAGCCGTGCCCCGTCCCTCTCAGGGGCGCTTGCCGGCGGGCTTTCTGGGCAGCGTGGAGCAACGGGTGGAGATGCTCTTCGTGGAGCCGGGCCTGCGGGGCAGGGGCATCGGTACGGCCCTGCTGGAGGATTTTGGTAGCCGCCATCCCGAGATCCTGCTGGACGTCAATGAACAGAATACGGCGGCCCGGATATTTTATGCCCGCCGGGGCTTCGAGGTGGTGGGGCGTTCCCCGCTGGACGGGGCGGGGCAGCCGTATCCGCTCCTGCATCTGCGCCGCCTGCGGGCCGGGGGCGCCGGGACAGGGCAAACAGCCTGA
- a CDS encoding DsrE family protein: protein MSYDLCLHVDANDPAVLAFAFVNARNYMNGLPGKEFELVLVANGPAVKLFVPAQAELQKTAEELMARGLKLRLCKNALDANKMTAADLWPGCEVVPAGLVEIVELQNKGFAYIRP from the coding sequence ATGTCGTATGATCTCTGCCTCCATGTGGACGCCAATGATCCCGCTGTGCTGGCCTTTGCTTTCGTCAATGCCCGCAACTATATGAACGGCCTGCCCGGCAAGGAATTCGAGCTGGTGCTGGTGGCCAACGGCCCGGCCGTCAAACTGTTCGTGCCTGCCCAGGCCGAGCTGCAGAAGACCGCCGAGGAGCTCATGGCCCGCGGCCTCAAGCTGCGTCTGTGCAAGAACGCCCTGGATGCCAACAAGATGACCGCCGCCGACCTCTGGCCCGGTTGCGAAGTGGTGCCCGCCGGCCTGGTGGAGATCGTGGAGCTGCAGAACAAGGGCTTCGCCTACATCAGACCGTAA